A stretch of Ipomoea triloba cultivar NCNSP0323 chromosome 11, ASM357664v1 DNA encodes these proteins:
- the LOC115996477 gene encoding putative late blight resistance protein homolog R1B-17 encodes MAYAAVTSLMETLSLNFLQSQPPLPLEDLAAQIRDVANENLGLLQQILEAEMRKMELDEASSKGWTKQRLLHMKACLPRLYGKQQLAWDTVLLTSRLREVVEVKQKIVSLHQNLGLLQQSLEKSEIACHDAEMKHLEAQIRDASFKAEERIEVELTAIYLAKGNGDSLHIAACLLRLHEIFNEAEKLTDYHRNELIRIQTEYQQLAKVSLLGRIRRRGLLQLVKGSSLPDLVHKNIIATKFFKNSSKFDSTMVGCHEVFNKILDQLLTQQTTKGRQVVSIVGMGGIGKTTLAHKLYQHPSITSHFDKRAWVTVSQAYNVEQMLQCLLSCVTGASRGGGQDQLAERMHKHLNGQRYLIVIDDIWHTTAWDSLQRCFPNDTNGSRVLLTSRLKEVAEYACSGNTPLNMPFLDADESWNLYCKVFGKTEFLSVFEQIGRDIVKKCKGLPLAITLVASLLSKTEEKVEKWKNVAESVIGDSNEACSRVLYLSYNQLPHHLKACFLYFGIFEEDYEISVKKLVRLWAAEGFLSTVKHVDLEKVAMECLEDLVDRSLVIVSKHSYNGEMKKIRIHDVLRDLCLREGGLENLLNVNGVKPCRWISFTPRPFSDKVRYDKVRYNDECFHKFHSFHLTHAFWDESVKGLFSHLKLLRVVEMRNSYWDDVIDLNMLANLFHLRCLALSMYHPSQIKIFEHGNMQSLIVRGEGVIFYSSEPSGIWKMPLLRNFRIDRICSLETPSVVYRNLKNISWLDSKLCTKDLFTMIPNLKTLGVDGGNDVNSPDCFCNFVHLKQLEKLSIRRWEGVNLVMCSIPWATSLTNLKKLSFFESNLQWHELSAISMLPNLEVLKLISACSGPKWETSDRGFHLLKRLVIKETNLQCWNVVGDHFPMLECIEISKCYRLKEIPSGFADITTLALIQLSGCRSSLLASAKLIQEEQNNNYGNDALLVRSENIET; translated from the coding sequence ATGGCTTACGCTGCTGTAACTTCGCTTATGGAAACACTTTCTCTAAATTTCTTGCAATCACAACCACCCTTGCCTCTTGAAGATTTAGCGGCACAGATCAGAGACGTTGCCAATGAAAATCTTGGCTTGCTGCAACAAATTCTGGAGGCTGAGATGAGAAAGATGGAGTTGGACGAAGCGTCTTCAAAGGGCTGGACGAAGCAGCGTCTTCTTCATATGAAGGCTTGCCTCCCCAGGCTTTATGGAAAGCAGCAGCTTGCTTGGGATACTGTACTTTTGACTTCTCGGCTCAGAGAGGTGGTTGAAGTGAAACAAAAGATAGTTTCTCTCCATCAAAATCTGGGCTTGCTGCAACAAAGTCTTGAGAAATCGGAGATCGCATGTCATGATGCGGAGATGAAACATTTAGAGGCGCAGATCAGAGATGCATCCTTCAAAGCGGAAGAAAGGATTGAGGTGGAGTTGACTGCCATTTATCTAGCAAAGGGCAACGGGGATAGTCTTCATATAGCAGCTTGCCTCCTCAGGCTTCATGAAATCTTCAATGAAGCAGAAAAACTGACTGATTACCACAGGAATGAGTTGATTAGGATTCAAACTGAATACCAGCAGCTTGCAAAGGTTTCGCTCCTTGGTCGGATCCGACGAAGAGGACTACTACAGCTTGTGAAAGGATCATCACTGCCTGATCTAGTACACAAGAACATTATTGCGactaaatttttcaaaaactcTTCAAAGTTCGACAGTACAATGGTCGGATGCCATGAGGTGTTCAATAAGATATTGGATCAGCTGCTCACGCAACAAACAACTAAGGGCAGACAAGTTGTTTCAATTGTTGGCATGGGAGGAATAGGCAAGACCACTTTAGCACACAAACTTTATCAACATCCATCAATTACTTCTCATTTCGACAAGCGAGCATGGGTTACTGTATCCCAAGCTTATAACGTAGAACAAATGCTCCAATGTCTTCTTAGTTGTGTTACTGGAGCATCAAGAGGTGGTGGCCAAGACCAGTTAGCTGAACGCATGCATAAACATTTGAATGGTCAGAGATATTTGATAGTGATTGATGATATATGGCACACTACTGCTTGGGATAGTCTGCAAAGATGCTTTCCCAATGATACTAATGGAAGCCGTGTACTATTGACTTCTCGGCTCAAAGAGGTTGCTGAATATGCATGCTCAGGTAACACTCCCCTTAACATGCCTTTCTTAGATGCCGATGAAAGTTGGAATCTCTATTgcaaagtgtttggtaaaactgAATTCCTTTCAGTATTTGAGCAAATTGGTAGAGACATAGTGAAGAAATGTAAAGGATTACCTCTGGCTATTACTTTAGTAGCTAGTCTTCTCTCCAAGACAGAAGAGAAGGTGGAAAAGTGGAAGAATGTTGCAGAAAGTGTAATTGGTGATTCTAATGAAGCATGTTCAAGAGTACTATATTTGAGTTACAACCAATTACCACACCACTTAAAAGCatgttttctatattttggaatTTTTGAAGAAGACTATGAGATATCTGTGAAGAAGTTGGTTAGGTTGTGGGCGGCAGAGGGATTTTTGAGCACTGTGAAGCATGTGGATTTGgagaaagtagctatggaaTGCTTGGAAGATCTTGTTGATAGAAGTCTTGTTATAGTTAGCAAACATAGCTACAATGgagaaatgaagaaaataaGGATCCATGATGTCTTGCGAGATTTGTGCTTGAGAGAAGGTGGACTTGAAAATCTCTTGAATGTCAATGGAGTTAAACCTTGTCGTTGGATAAGTTTTACACCACGACCTTTCTCTGATAAAGTCAGGTATGATAAAGTCAGGTATAATGATGAGTGCTTTCACAAATTTCATTCCTTTCACTTAACTCATGCTTTTTGGGATGAGAGCGTGAAAGGTCTATTTTCACACTTGAAACTACTAAGAGTAGTAGAAATGAGAAATAGTTATTGGGATGATGTTATAGACCTAAATATGCttgcaaatctttttcattTGAGATGCTTAGCTTTGTCCATGTATCATCCTTCTCAGATAAAGATCTTTGAGCATGGGAATATGCAAAGTTTGATTGTTAGGGGGGAAGGTGTTATATTTTATTCCTCCGAGCCATCTGGAATTTGGAAAATGCCATTATTAAGGAATTTTCGCATTGATAGAATTTGTTCATTAGAAACTCCATCGGTTGTTTATAGAAACTTAAAGAATATATCTTGGTTGGATTCTAAGTTATGTACAAAGGATTTGTTTACAATGATTCCGAATTTAAAAACATTGGGCGTTGATGGTGGAAACGATGTTAATAGTCCAGAttgtttttgtaattttgtgcaTTTGAAGCAGCTTGAGAAACTAAGCATCAGAAGGTGGGAGGGTGTCAACCTTGTTATGTGTAGCATCCCATGGGCAACTAGTTTAACAAATCTTAAGAAGCTCAGCTTCTTTGAGTCTAATTTGCAGTGGCATGAGCTGAGTGCTATTAGTATGTTGCCTAATCTGGAGGTTCTAAAATTGATAAGTGCTTGTAGCGGCCCAAAGTGGGAGACATCTGATAGAGGATTCCATCTATTGAAGAGGTTGgtaattaaagaaacaaatttgCAATGCTGGAATGTTGTGGGTGACCATTTCCCTATGCTTGAATGTATAGAGATAAGTAAGTGCTATCGGTTGAAAGAAATCCCAAGTGGTTTTGCCGATATCACCACACTAGCATTGATTCAGTTAAGCGGATGTAGGAGTTCCCTTCTGGCTTCTGCAAAGTTGATTCAAGAAGAGCAAAACAACAACTATGGAAATGATGCCCTCCTTGTTCGTTCCGAAAATATTGAG